GACTTGGCCGCCAACTTCTTCGACCGCGACTTCAACTTGGTAACGACCCTTTGGACCTTTTGATcccgttttttcattttccgcATCTTAATTAGATGCGCCTTTTGCTTCATCTCGTCGATTTTTTTCAGCGTCCTTCTTCTGAAAGACAACCACTTCTCCTCGCTCTTGGAAAGCTTCTTCTTGTGAACCCTCTTCCGATAGGGGACGAAGACATCGCTttgatttgtttttcccgtttggttgcttttcttcctctctctGCTCGCCTCATGGgttctctcccccccgcgCTTCCTACTTTTCATGTAAAGCATAATATGATCTTCGTCGTTAACAATCGAGTGGAAGAGCTTCTTCAAGGCCAGCGCTTTGGGGGTGTGCTCGGCAAAGTGGTAGATGGTTACATCGCTCTGTGCGCTTCGCTGGCAGTCTCTGTCGGTGTCGCTGCCATGATCGGCGTGTGCGTCACCCCTGCCATTATCACCGCGCGCGTCACCCCTGCCATGATCACCGCGCGCGTCACCCCTGCCATTATCACCGCGCGCTTCACCCCTGCCATGATCGGCACGCGCATCACCCCTGCCAACTTCGCTGGCGCTTCTTTCACCACTGATCCCGTCACCCCGCTCGGACAACCCGCTACACACCTTGCGCAGCTCCAGCGTGCTCTCCAATTCGCCCATCAAAATAAAGCACACGCTACGGAAGTTACCCCCCTTCTCCAAGTACCTCTTTATGTTCTTTACCGAGCCAATAACCTGTTCATATTCGACTCCCTCCACTTGGCACTTCATCCGAACCAtgttcctctcctcctcGTCTGCACATACTAttaccttctttttctttttgtcctcctccttcaATATAACCATCAGaagctccattttttcttcaaaattttttgggaACAAATTTTCAAATGTGTGTTTACTTTTGGTACTCCCCCGAGTGTGTAGATGCCTCCGGAGCTTCTCCGCTGCGCCCTTGTTGTCCTTGTTGATTTTGGCCTTCTTCCCTCGAGGGGGGCATTCCGCGTCGGTGAAGTCGGCTCCCAAGCTGTCTCCCCAAGAAGCGTCTTCCCCAGAGTCCTCTCCCCAAGAAGCGTCTTCCCCAGAGTCCTCTCCCCAAGTATCGTCGCCCACCTCTTCCCCAACCTCTTCCCCAACCTCTTCTCCTCCCTCTTCACCCAACTGTTTTCTCACCTCTTCACTCATCTCTTCACCAACCTCTTCACTCACCTCTTCACCAACCTCTTCACCAACCTCTTCACCCAACTCTTCACCTAATTCTTCACCCAACTCTTCACCCAACTCTTCACCTAATTCTTTCACCCAACTCTTCACCCAACTCTTCACCTAATTCTTCACCCAACTCTTCACCTAACTCTTCACCTAACTCTTCACCCAACTCTTCACCTAACTCTTCACCCAACTCTTCTGCCACCTCTTCTGCCACCCCTTCTCCCACCTCTTCGCCAACCTCCCTTCCCACTTCCCGCGGAAACGCACCCACCACGGGCTGCCCCCCCTGCGGGAGATGCGCCGAAGAAATCTCCTTCTccaaaataaaatcattaATTTCAAAAGTGACCGAATCTTGTTTTTGCGTCACGTCAAAGTATTTGAGAACGTCTTGGTCGATTTGGGACAGTCCCTCCGGGTTCGCCTTGCTCCTTTTCTCTCCACtccctttctctttctctgCATCCTCTtcagtattttttttcatttcgagTGCCTTTCTGTACGTTACGtactttttcaaattggagAGGGAGAAATCGGATAAGTCGACTTTTTTGTCAGCGTGTTCTTCATCTCCTTCGCTCCCCCCGCTGCTTCGTGCGTCCCCGCTGCTTCGTACGTCCCTGACCGTAACGgcgtcttcttcgtcttcctcttcttcttcttcttcttcttcttcttcttcctgggTGCCTCCCCGGGCGAGGCCACTCTCCCTGCGCTGCCTCAAACGGATGACCACATTGACGTCGTGCGAATCGAGGAGCTTGTTCATGCGCTTGACTAGGCTGGTACAATTTTTCAAGTTCATCGTGCCGCCACTACAACGCTTTTTTACGACCTCCTGTAGGCgctcttcctccacttcgtGCAGGTCCATGCGGATTAGCTTTTCCCCCACatggttcccatttttttttttttttttttggcttgcTTATCCGAGTCTCCCTTACACAGAAATACATTCCTGTCCAAAATTTCGTTAATGATGCTTTTCAGCTGATCCTCGCTgagtttcccctttttctcctccttctgttTGGAGGTATACATCTTCAGGAGTGCCTCATAGTTCTGCTCAATCTTCCGTAGATGCTCATGTTTGATTTGGGtttcccccccgcagacACCACCATCCTCATTTGACGGAGCAAAGATGCGAGTGGCCATTTCCCCCTTGCACATTTTTCTGGCCAAGAAATCCGACTGCAGAATGAGCAGATAGTCCAAGTCAAGCAATCCATCTCGCATGcaattaagaaaaattttttttacctcttcTGTTGTGTACTCCTTCAAACGTCTCAAGGAGCACAGGTAGTTAGCGTCCTTGTATCTGATGAGcctaattatatatatcataaaattggTGTCCAATTTGAGATCGTCTGAGGTGTAGTTGTGCCACATGTCCGTTAAGTTGGACCTCTTTAGGTAGGTGAGTATTTCTTCTCGCTTGCTTCTTTTGCCAATGCAACAGAACAGGCCACTCACCGAGTCGACTAGCCGGGTGAAGTACAGGCAGAAGGACTTGTACTTTTCGTCTTTGTGCATCAGCTTGCTCAGTTTGGTCTTTGCGTTCCCCTTGAGGATCTGCTCCGCTTCGTCATCCACCCCCGCCTGCTCACCTGCCACATCGCCTGCGCCGCTACGTACTCCCACACCGCTGCTACCTGCTCCGCCGCCAACTACTCCCACGCCGCTGCTATCTACTACGCTGCTACCTGCTCCGCCGCCAACTACTCCGCCACCTACACCCACTCCGCTGCTACCAACTCCCCCCTCGTCACTCTCCAAGTTGCACTTATCGTTAAAGGTGAAAAAGCTGAGGAGGTTCACCACTTCGCTGACATACACAGAGACATCCAACACACCTTTCGCATAGTACTCGGTTGCTTTGAAGAGATACGCGGCGGTGTTCACATCCAGGCACTCTTTCAACTCTCGCTTGATGTAGGATCTTACCGATTCGTATTTCGTAGGGTTGTACAGGTATTTCTGCTTCTTAATAAGTTTTACCTTTTTGTATATGTGGTGCAAATACAGATGGTAATAATCGTCTTCCTTCTTCGCattcagaaattttttccttttcggtTGAtgagtttccttttttgggggtcCCTCCCTAAGTTCACTCGAGTTGTCATTCGTATGCACAACTGCCTCTTGGAGCTCCCCTCCATTGTCACACACGTACTGTTCCTTCCATCCTGTTAGGAACTTCCTCCCAACACCCCGACCCTTAACTACTCTCCCCCAGGTGGAGTTGTTTCTCGTGAACCCTAATAATCCACTCTTCTCCTTAATaaggaagcaaaaggaagacgTTAACAGTGCGACAAAAACAATGAGTAAGCTCCCCTTCATTAAAAAGAAGTGCCGTCCTTAGTACCACGTTGCAttcttttcgtttctttgcaaaaagtgggagaaaaaaaaaaaaaaaaaaaaaagttactcaCTATTTTACACCCGTGTGAGGATCTAGGGcgatggtaaaaaaaaaaaaaagaggtgcaaaaaaaagaaaaaaattgccctaCCCCCCGGAGGCCACCACATGGAGGAAGCAAACTTGCAGCGGAGTAGAAACAGAGAAGCACAGAAGCAGAgaggcagaagcagaagcacaACTGTGTAACCCCCCGTGAAGATCCCAGATCGGACCTCACCTTCCAAAGGAGCAGCAGGTCATTTCGGAAATAACTCTGTGTTGTCCCTTCACCAGCGCGAACACTGCCCCTCACAGAAAATgattaaaaggaaatacaATTTGAAGTATTGTTGTGATGACATCTGCGTGTTCCCTAGTAGCACTTGGCTCAGCGGCAGCTGTAGGgaggcaataaaaaaaaagaaaaaatggaaaaataaaaaatttaaacgaGTAGAAACCGAACGTGAGTGAACCGTGTTTAATTCTGCACGGAATACCTCTACACTAcacacacttttttttttttttttttttttttttctgcctcactctgaaggggaaaaattcAGCTCCAGTTTCGGCTTAACGGCCATTTCGACCTACCAGCTGAAGGTCCCCTCTGAGGATCGCAGAAGAGATGATGGAGACCCCGCGGTGGAGACACCCCACggggaacagaaaaaaaaggggaaggtgTACCTGTACCGACTAGAGGAAGACACCACTGAGGATGGAGACAGGTCAGAAATGTGAGCACTGAGAGTGTTAAAATGAAGGGTGCCTCCCCGTTTGTGGAGTTGGCGGGGGATCATTCACCGATATGTTGCCTTCCGCACATGGCTCGTTCGTCTTTCTACCGAGCTACCCATTCAGCTGGTCCCCATGCCATTACCTTTTTAAAGGACCCCCCTCTTGAAGTACCACAGTGATATAAATTTCCACAGCGGCGTCCTCCAGTCCAGCTATCTGTTCACCCACGATGTAAGTGCGGAGGCCTTCGTAAATTCGCCCAACCTGACCGTATTAATCAGGCCAACCATACTTTTCCTTTGCAGAGGTTTTAATTTAGCTCATCCTAATTTACGCTGTCTTATTattatactttatttttattttattattttatttttttttttttcacttcttcccATGTTGGGTTTTCCCCCAATGCATTCGCAGAGCCTCTTGCTGGGCAGCGCCTGCGTTAACGGCTTTCACTTGGCCCACGTGAAGGACGGAAGTCATCACCTTCTTTTTGCAACGCCCGATGAAAGAAACAATTCGGGTTAGAGAGCCAACCGGGGCAATGAGCCAACGGGGGCAACGAGCCAACGGGGGCAACGAGCTAACGGGGGCAACGAGCCAACGGGGGCAACGAGCCAACCGGTGCATTGAACCAACCGGCGCATTGAACCAACCGGCGCATTGAACCAACATTGATTGGCACGCCCTACTGGAGGGATGATCCACACGATTCACATTTTACAATGCACTCCTTTTTAGGTCTTTCCTTTGATGCCTTTGATGGATCCCCCGAGTAATAGCCACGTGGCGAGAAAAACACACAACcgaaggaggagggagaaaaatgccTGAACAGGAAGGGCCACACTGTGCCCTTCACATAATACATTCCTGTTACTCTCCCTCTGTAGCAAAGTCCTCGTTACGTTTAGCAATGGCGACGTGTGCCTCCTCGTTGATGGAAAGGGCACCCAATTATGGTAAGTGTGGTGAGACTTGAGTAAATATGcaagcatatattttgttcgGATGTCGGGGAAGCGATCAGCTCGCAGGAGACTCCACCCGTCGGTTATCTGCCACACCATCCGCATCGCCGCGCGTACACCGCGCATACACCGCCCACACACCGCTTCACAACCGGGTGGACAAATGAAATCGCCCCCCTCGCAGGAAGGCCCATGAGTACCACGTGTGGACGTGCACATTTAACGGAAGTGAAAACGTAGTGACAACAGGTTAGGCGTGTCTTTCTCTGTGCAGGCGCCAACTAGGGCACCAATAAGTAGTGTATCCCCTGGCCAGTATTGTAattaaacgtttttttttttttcctccacatgACAGGGTCTGACGATTGCTCCTTCGCAATTTGGGACCTCAGAACAACCACAGCACCGTCAGCAAGGAATATAAAGTAGCACACTCTTCTCAATTGCccatcaaaatggggaaaaaaaaaaaaagacccgGATGCCGTCTGATCGTGTACAGGATGGCTTACTATATCCCTGTGTGCATTTTCATGGgggtaaaattttattttgttcgcTGCTCCCCTTTGTAGGTCCCACTCGCAAGGCGTCACGGCGGTCAAATTCGACAGCTTCCGTCAGCAGCTGTACACGGCATCGTAGGAAGCACTCGGAGATACACGCACATGTGCGTTCGCCACATGAATCCGCgcgtgcacatgtgtgtttgTACTTACCATACCTGTGAACTTCCCCCGCCCGTAGGTACGACAACAAGATTCGCATCTTCGACGCGCGAAATGTTCAAGACCCCCTCCGAATAGTCGACGTGAAGTCCAGCATATGGCGGCTTAAGTTTTTGTACAAGTACGCGGAGCGCATCATAGCAGTGGCGTGGCCTGTGGCGGTCGACTGCTGCGAAATGGAACGGAATAATCAACTTACCACGCCATCACtttgccgcttcacccccttGCAGAGGCACGGACGTGAACGAACTACTAGTTGCAGCCTGCGACGGCGGGGCTAAGTTATTCAAGAAGATCAACGACGGTACGGGCGACGCGCAGACGGAGAAAGCACGCGCCTGTGTGTGCCGATGTGTGTGCGTGTTTCCACATTGCCGCATATCGTGTGAGCTGACTCAAACTTGTGCCTTCCACCCCCCTTTAcagaattcatttttgataagGGAATCCGCAATGGTAACGAACTGACCTACGGAATTGATGTCATTGACCTTGCCGATgtgggaaaggaaaaaaaaaaaatatacctgTCTTGCTCTTTTTACAATAAGGAAGTCCAAATGTGGGTTTAGCGCGCAAAATGGGATGTTAAAAAGGttgacgtaaaaaaaaaaaaaaaaaagggggtagctCTCCATGTGTGTCTACATTAGGCCAGGCCCAATTTTGTTCTGCACAGCTGCTTTGGAATTGTGCATATTGTgagcgcaattttttttctgccctgCGTAGCTAGCCAGGTAGCCATATACCCAGatagccattttgcttttttttttttttttttattttatttttataaaacacctgaacagttcatacatttttaaagccTATTTTTGCCCAACTTGGTGTTTTCCTCCGATCTACTCTCCCACATTATGTTAGCCCCTTTCATTGTCATTCCCATCTGACCCGTACGCCCCATCGCACTCCCTTTCATCCTTTTGGTAAGCATCCtcgtcttcattttcttcatcctgctgttgttgatttttcatattttgaataaattcctcctcctcttgaTCCTTTTCTACATCCCTATCCAGCTCTTCTACATCCGGACTTGGTGCCCCATCGTCTCCGTCTCCCTGCGCACCTTGATCATTCTCCCCAACACCactgttttcattttcccccgTGTGGAAAATATCTATCCAGCTGGTAAGGTAGAGCAGGATTTCGTTAAAACTGCGTAACGTGTTTAGGGTATACTTATTGTCAACACTGTAAATAAATGGGTACTCGAACTTtttgtagtaaaaaaaatgctgtaCATTTGAGGATATTACGTGATTGTGTTTATCTGTATGTTCATCCAAAAACATGAAGAGACTGGACCTTTTAAAAGAGGAAATGTCGTAaaacttttcttcctttttcatgagaaatacataatttttaaaaaatttcttcatatcGTATAAGGGAACAAATTTtctgttaaaaatgtgtgaaaATTTTAGATCATTTAAGTTGACATATAGGTATTCTTCCTGttgattgtttttttgtgtgtgcagatttttaaataaattgtcCTCCTCTTTGTTTAGAAAATGGTAAAAGAACTTTGAGCTTGTGTTATCCAAGCAGATCACGAACAGGTTCTTTATGTCAAAGTAGAACAGCATTAACATGAGTATCCTTTTTACAATATGGACGTTTCTTGGGCAAGCTTCTTCACTGTCATAGTTCAGTTGCGGCCATATGGAAAGGCTCTGTGTTAGATACGAAATTTTATCGCAAATATTTCTCACATGAACGTTGAGGTGCTTGTCGTTTGCGCTCAGGATGAGGATGCCTTTGTCTGTGTCGATGTTTAGCTCCTTGACGGGGGGGAGGTGGTCCTTTTCCTGATCCCCCTTGGTTGACAGGTTAATGACGATGGATTTGTTTTGGTACTTGAGGAAGCCGCGGTCGCTCAGCTTGGGGACGCACACATAGGCGCAGCGGTCGTCGGCGAAGGCTTGCGCGTGTTCGCGGTGAACCTCCCCAGGGCTGTCGCTGCGCTTTTCGCGGCGAACCTCCCCAGGGCTGTTGCTGCGCTTTTCGCCGCCCACATTGGTTCGTTCGTTGGGGGCAGGCTTTCCCAAGCGGCCCTGTCGAATTCGCCGCACGAACGCCTTCATCGCTTTAAACAGCAAGGGGCAGTCGTAGTTGTAAAAACAGAAGTTGTTCACTCGTAAACTATTGAGGAAAGTATTCCTGTCGAGGAGGTGAAAAacgttaaaattttttaagtcgTTAAAATTTGTCTGCAATTTGGAGAGTCTTTGATTAACGTCAATGATTTCTTTGACGTTCTCCATGGACAGTTCCGTGTCTATCTGTTCGAGATTTTCCGGGTCTTCGTTACTCGGCTGCAGGAAGCTAACTCTGGTGGTGTTGTCTTTACGTGGGTTATTCGCCTGCGCGGTGGGGCTTATCTGCGCGCTTTTACGGATTGATTCACCGTTCGGATGGTCACTCGTGTTATCGCTGCGGTCGTCACTCGTGTTATCGCTGCGGTCGCCACTCGTGTTATCGCTGCGGTCGCCACTCGTGTTATCGCTGCGGTCGCCACTCGTGTTATCGCTGCGGTCGCCACTCGTGTTATCGCTGCGGTCGCTACACGCGCCATCGCTGGGGTCGCCGCTAGCCTGGTcatcctccccctcctcgtAGACCACCGAAACGTGCTTGTTAATGTGCTCCGCCcgcgtttcctttttctgctttagGGCTTGAATTGCCGCCTTGTAGTTTCGCAGGTACCGATATTTTAAGTATATAATATGCTTGTACATCCGGTTGCGCAGGACGTGGAATTCCTTTGCTGAAATTGAATTTATGAAGCTTGCGTCCAGCTTGATTAGGTACCTGCCAAGGCTGTCGTCAATGTAGAGGTCGTCACCAGCGTAGCGGTCAGTGCGGCCGTCGTCAGCGTATCCCTGGCGAGTGTGCCCATGGTCAGTGTGCCCATCGTCAGCGTACCCCTCGTCAGTGTACCCCTCGTCAGCGTACCCCTCGTCAGCGTACCCCTCGTCAGCGTACCCCTCGTCAGCGTACCCCTCGTCCGTCTCGTTCccgtttttttgtgcctcccTCTCCAGGAACATGCTAACTCTGTTGTAGTGGTCGTCTCCTTCTTGTTCCTCCACTTTTAATTCCTTCTTCAACAGTAGGCTCAGCACGTCATAATTTATGTTGCACAAGCTgaggaaattatttctttttaatttttctattctCTTAATTTCTTCCTGGGGGTTCGATTCATGtgcgctccttttttgcggGTTCTCTCCCTCGGAGGGGCTCCTACGCGTGTCCTCCCCTTTCTGGTGTGTACTATGGGTTAACTCACCGTTGGTTCCCCGCTCGTGGCCACCTGGTTGTCGCTCCCCTCTCCCTAATTCGTCGCCTACTTCACCGCCTACTTGACTGCCTACCTTTCCATTTGCTACATTTGCTAtggttgccttttttttcctttcctcctcctcgtacTCATAAATGATCTCGTTGAGAATCTCCTCGTATTCTGAATTCCTTCCTTCGTCTAGGTAGCCGTAGTTGTCCCCCGCGTGATGAAGTTTGTTCTCCTGCCCCCTGCTAGCCTTCCTTACCTTCGCGCGGTACAGCGTTTGTCTTTCACCTCCGTCCAGGGGCAAGTTCCACAGGTAGAACAGGCACAGGGCATTTTTCATGTACGCCTTTGGGGTGGTGTGGCGTGTGACGTGTGGCGATGTGACGTGTGGTGATGTAATTTATGGCTATGTGACGTGTGGCGGTGTGACGTGTGGTGACTCTCCACGTGGTACTGTTGCTTCACTACGTCATCACTGTGCAGCCCCTACCAAAAGAGCTGCACTCGAGCGCGTAACTAGGGAATGCTGGCGTGTACAACCCCCTTTGGGGGGGACTGGGAAGAAGGCCATAGAAAGTGAACTCCCCGTtcatctccccccccctgtgcacATTGGTACTACACAAGGTGGGAGTGGAGGGGGTCCACAAAATTGGCAATTTGGAAACATATAAGTTATGAACGGGTAACAGTAAAGGCGAAGGAGATAGAGATGGAGATAAAACAGAGCGAACTTGTGCACGTGGGCCAGTGCCTGCGGAGACCCAAGACCCACG
The window above is part of the Plasmodium cynomolgi strain B DNA, chromosome 11, whole genome shotgun sequence genome. Proteins encoded here:
- a CDS encoding hypothetical protein (putative), with protein sequence MKGSLLIVFVALLTSSFCFLIKEKSGLLGFTRNNSTWGRVVKGRGVGRKFLTGWKEQYVCDNGGELQEAVVHTNDNSSELREGPPKKETHQPKRKKFLNAKKEDDYYHLYLHHIYKKVKLIKKQKYLYNPTKYESVRSYIKRELKECLDVNTAAYLFKATEYYAKGVLDVSVYVSEVVNLLSFFTFNDKCNLESDEGGVGSSGVGVGGGVVGGGAGSSVVDSSGVGVVGGGAGSSGVGVRSGAGDVAGEQAGVDDEAEQILKGNAKTKLSKLMHKDEKYKSFCLYFTRLVDSVSGLFCCIGKRSKREEILTYLKRSNLTDMWHNYTSDDLKLDTNFMIYIIRLIRYKDANYLCSLRRLKEYTTEEVKKIFLNCMRDGLLDLDYLLILQSDFLARKMCKGEMATRIFAPSNEDGGVCGGETQIKHEHLRKIEQNYEALLKMYTSKQKEEKKGKLSEDQLKSIINEILDRNVFLCKGDSDKQAKKKKKKMGTMWGKS
- a CDS encoding WD domain G-beta repeat domain containing protein (putative), coding for MHSFLGLSFDAFDGSPDKVLVTFSNGDVCLLVDGKGTQLWKAHEYHVWTCTFNGSENVVTTGSDDCSFAIWDLRTTTAPSARNIKSHSQGVTAVKFDSFRQQLYTASYDNKIRIFDARNVQDPLRIVDVKSSIWRLKFLYKGTDVNELLVAACDGGAKLFKKINDEFIFDKGIRNGNELTYGIDVIDLADVGKEKKKIYLSCSFYNKEVQMWV
- a CDS encoding hypothetical protein (putative) is translated as AYMKNALCLFYLWNLPLDGGERQTLYRAKVRKASRGQENKLHHAGDNYGYLDEGRNSEYEEILNEIIYEYEEEERKKKATIANVANGKVGSQVGGEVGDELGRGERQPGGHERGTNGELTHSTHQKGEDTRRSPSEGENPQKRSAHESNPQEEIKRIEKLKRNNFLSLCNINYDVLSLLLKKELKVEEQEGDDHYNRVSMFLEREAQKNGNETDEGYADEGYADEGYADEGYADEGYTDEGYADDGHTDHGHTRQGYADDGRTDRYAGDDLYIDDSLGRYLIKLDASFINSISAKEFHVLRNRMYKHIIYLKYRYLRNYKAAIQALKQKKETRAEHINKHVSVVYEEGEDDQASGDPSDGACSDRSDNTSGDRSDNTSGDRSDNTSGDRSDNTSGDRSDNTSDDRSDNTSDHPNGESIRKSAQISPTAQANNPRKDNTTRVSFLQPSNEDPENLEQIDTELSMENVKEIIDVNQRLSKLQTNFNDLKNFNVFHLLDRNTFLNSLRVNNFCFYNYDCPLLFKAMKAFVRRIRQGRLGKPAPNERTNVGGEKRSNSPGEVRREKRSDSPGEVHREHAQAFADDRCAYVCVPKLSDRGFLKYQNKSIVINLSTKGDQEKDHLPPVKELNIDTDKGILILSANDKHLNVHVRNICDKISYLTQSLSIWPQLNYDSEEACPRNVHIVKRILMLMLFYFDIKNLFVICLDNTSSKFFYHFLNKEEDNLFKNLHTQKNNQQEEYLYVNLNDLKFSHIFNRKFVPLYDMKKFFKNYVFLMKKEEKFYDISSFKRSSLFMFLDEHTDKHNHVISSNVQHFFYYKKFEYPFIYSVDNKYTLNTLRSFNEILLYLTSWIDIFHTGENENSGVGENDQGAQGDGDDGAPSPDVEELDRDVEKDQEEEEFIQNMKNQQQQDEENEDEDAYQKDERECDGAYGSDGNDNERG